TTAATAACAATCTGTCCAGTGGATCTAATGGATGCACCTAAAGTTTTCCACAAAAAAGTCTTGCCCGTACCACCATAACCGTACACAAAAAACACACCCCCCTTTCCACTTCTAACAGCATGCATAATTTCATTATACACTGCTCTTTGATCTTCGTTTAGAGAGCTGTGCAGATTATTGAACTCACCCCTAAGTTCATCAATGTCAAACGAAAGCTCCTCGTTTATCAAACGGTTGCTCTCGGTCATTAGATAGTCATCATCAGGATAAGGCATCGTTGAGAACCTGTGCAAGCTGGATCCATTACAAAGAAGAAATTTTTCGATCTTGGTCAATGTTATATTCTTTAAACGTTCATCTGATACAACGAATCCTACAATGAAAACGAAAAATTACTTAATATAACGAAACAATTTGTTcatataacataaaaaaaatataacaaaaaggataaaaaaaaaacataccgcTCATGCCACTATCTTTACGCATATTGTATAAAATGTCCTCGGACATTAGCTCCCACGTTTTCTCCCAAACAACTTCAGGTCTTGAAAGAGTATTAGACAAAAGTAGTGTTCCAAACAAAGAACGAAGATAATGAGCGTTACCAGTGAAACTGGATTCTTTAATACACTCGATATATTCATTGTCATCATCTAACAGGCCACGTGCATAACACGCATCCCTAAAAGTAGGATAAACAACACCTTCATATGTTCTGATTTCTTCAAATGATCTTGGTCCTTTAACCTTGGTAAGAAGAATTCTTAGATAATAAGCCTCACCAAGAGAAGGAGACGCAGAATATATTCTCCCAATAACAACATAATTTTGACGTGGTTGCCAGCAACAATCTTTTAACTTCCACACATATTTTGAAGGAAACTGAACATATGTAAGTTGTCTTGCTTCAGGCTTAGAATTGTTCATCTTCATCCATTCTAAGAAAATCGAAGAATTTACTTGAGGTTTGTGTAAGACATCCTCAATATCGTCGTCACAACTAAATACAACATTTTGTTGTCCTGGTAGATGAAAAGGTAATCTCATGACAGAAGGATACCTATAATGAACCTCGTTGGCAAATATTCTCCAGCTTGCTTCACATGCGGAAACATATCTAGCTTCGTAATATTCTTTAATTTCATCTTTTGGGATCTCCTCATCTGGACCTCTGTCTGAATCAAAAACAGCTACCGTGGCTCGATCAGGtcctttattaatatatttaaacaaatacTTAATTGAACCCGCCTGATTGCACCACTCGACGTTGATGTGCGCCTGATACCTTTTTAGAAGCTTTTTGTTGTATGGAACTACGCTCCTATTGTCCAAAGTAACACCCTTCTTCACAACCGTGTGACCAGAATCTCTTCTCCTATAAACGGGAAATCCATCAGAATCAATGGAAGTGGATTCCAAAAACTTCTTTGGAAAATTCTTAGAACAACGGTTCCCAACCATGCATGGACATTTCTTGTTGGCATGTCCACAAGGACCATGAATCATAAAGTCACTCACAAGAGAATACAACTCAGGATCCTCGTTTTTATCCGGAATTTCAGCTGAGATAAATGGATCAATGTGTTCAACCGTAGGAAGCTTATGATCAGCTTTCATAAATAAGCAAATGTGTGCATGTGGCAATCCACGCTTTTGAAACTCAACTGTGTAAACAactacaaaaaaatatatatatatgttaaataTAGTAGATAAAAAGGAatgacaaagaaaaaaaaaactaataactTAAATTTGGATATCGAATTTACATACCTGCATTAATAtcaccaaaaatttttttttgcttcAAATCAGTTATCAATTCATCGAGTTTCATCTTAAACAATCGACAAAGTATGTCAGGTCTGTCTTCTGGCTTAATTGATGAGTCACCGATAAATCTAACAATTTCAGGCCATTTCGGATTACATGTGATAGTGATAAAGAAATCAGGATACCCATAATTCCGACATAACGCCATAGCATCCAAATAGTTTTGCATCATGTATCGAGAACCACCAGTAAACGATGACGGTAATATAACAGGTTGTCCGGTATGACTCAAATCACTCTGACCAACCTCTTGAACATTTTTAAGACTGTTAAGTGAGTCAGATCTCAGTTTGATTTGCTGAAAACGTATGAAGTTGAGCCTCTCACTTTCAATCATTGTGTAGGCATCAACTAAAAACTGCTGAAACAACCTTCTTGCATTAAGAATTAGAGAAAACTTGTTATGTCTATCTTGAATTCTATAAGCAAAAAACTCCCTCATAGTGCAAGTTGGTCTTGTCTTTTTTGTGTTAGGACCAAATTCCCTATGAGGAATATTAATCCTATAGCCATCGTCTCCGTACGGAAAAAGAATCGGATACTGGAGAGCAAGGTAAGAAGGATGTATCTTGAGATTAGGTTCATCAACTATTAAAGCAGCAACTTCGGAACACGTAGGTAAGTTGTATGTCCTTCCGTCACGATCTCTCTGTGAGATTAACCTAAGCTTAAGGGAAACGTTAGGATTCTCGTGCAGGTGGTCGCGTACCATTCTGTAAGTTTTAACCAGCATATTCGTAGAATCTAACATGTTGGTAAGAAACTTTATAAATTTAGCATCAAGTTCCTTTGCCCTTAAAGATGCTTTGCTTGTAGAATCACTGCAAATAAATGATAGATTGTTAATTACAgtataaagtttaaaataaacaaaaaaagaattacatgttataACATAACATTAACAAACAGAACCAAAAAAGATACTTACCCAAATAGCAACTCTCTATTAGCAAGCTCGTTCTCAGTATCATAGATATAAAGTTGTGAGAATTTTGGCTGGGCACCCTCCTTAGGAAGAAGACTACCCATACTATGTGCATTCTGACCACTGATTCTATAAACATATGGAGCATTTCCTTTGTTTATTTTAGTATCGACTTTTCCTCCCATTGAAGTAAAGGAAAACATAGAATTGTAACGTCTTATATTCTTTAAGAAAAACTTGCTTTCTTGATCTAAAGAGGAAAAAAGCATCTGATAAGACGGATGAGAATCTTTATATTCAGGCAAGTCAACTTTACCATATCCACAACATAAGCTATATGTTTGTTTTTGAAGGGTAATGCGACCCTTTCCACCTTCGGTAGCCCATAACTTTGCAAAGCATAAACCACACGTAAGTGATTGGTCACCATGGTCAACGTAATCTGAACATTAAACACGAATTTGAACATTAAACACAAACTGAATAATTTTGTAGAAGAgttaaaataagaaaaaaaatacgACTAACATTACTAACTTACCTTTGGATACGCCTTTGGTGGCGTCTGCAACAATCTCGTGAATAtgattttcatcatcagattcaagAGGAGCCATTGGTATGGCTTCTATTTCAATTGGTTTATGAATAAGTCTACGCTTTCCAGAAGAAATCTTTTTTAGCGAGGTAATTTCGGATATCGAACATCTTGTGTTACGTTTATTTGTTATTGGAGGATTAAAAGAGTAGCGGTCATTCAATGGTAAAGTTGATGAGGTTGCAATATTATCTAAATAACAAAGAAAAAAATACTTGTTAGTTAAGTATATGAATTCTACAAATAATAATGTATGTAAGAATATAATTGTAACATTTACCGTGTGATATAGGAGTCAAAGAAGACATAGCATTAGAACAATATGGTACACTGGGAACTTGCGTACGTATGTTTGTAATACACGACAGTGGTGTAATGTTTTCCTTGTTTGACAGCATCATACGTCGTCCTGATGTTGAAGAATGATGCAAAACATTTGTCCTCATATTTTTACTTGAAATTGGCCCCGATGATAAAGGTACGTTTCTCGAAGATTTAGAATTATTTCCTATTCATGAAAAAAACATGATAACACAAAATaattatttagaaacttatttgttGACATTTTTtggtataaaaataaaaaaaattataaaaatgaaaaagtagTAAGTGtttgttattgggtatgattaCCTGGTGTTATGTTTTCTATATTTGCAAAGGGTGTACGGTTGGGTGTTGTATACTTATCTTGTAGTACATTTCCTTCCTTCCTCATTGTAAAAGGTGTAAAATTTGAAGATGTTACGTTAACCAAGGAATCTAAATGATTACCTAATACGATATAAAAATAGTTAGTATAAAAAGTACTATAACATAATTGCAGTTGACAAAGTAAATCCATAATGTTAATTCTATAACATTAACTACATTTTAAAAGTTAACTTACGTGTCGGTATAAGAGTTGATGATTGGGTAGTAAATGTTGGTATTGAAAAATTGGGAGTTAAATTCTCTTTGTTGTTCAAAATAAAACGtgttgatgatgaagaggttGAGCATCCACTTTTAGAAATCAAATTTCTACTAATCCTTGATCTCTTACTATCAAGGTATAGTTTTCTTAACTTCCGCCTATGTTTAGCCCGAACAGCTGAAATAGTAAAATAGAAAAAGTTAATAAATGTTGACATATGGTTCTTTAGtatatttattaaaataattatttgttagACATCACGTTAATTAACAAACCAATGATATTATTTCGTTTACTAATGTAATAAATTAGGTTGCCTTAAATAAGTATGTTTGCTCAATATTTAACTTATAATTATAGACATATTTAGATTCAACATTTCCATTATTATGTCTGGTTGGTTACGAATAATAAACATTTACTATGTtagaataaaatattaaattttaaTGTTTTCTTGGATTAAAACCAAAATGAGGTATGAAAGACAATGGTTTTGGTTATTAGAATCTGTTATATGTATTATCGATTTTATATAAAAATGAGATTTATAACAGTAAATGATATAAATATATGTATTATAAACATATATGAAtatataaatgaaaaaaaattaccTCTAACAAAATAAGCCGGAAGTGCTGTTGATTTTGACTTCTTATAATCAAGATATATTTTTCTTAACCAACGTCTATACTTACCTTCGTCAGctacaaagaaaaaaaaatgaaaaaaagtaCAAATAATTGTTGAATGGATTTTGCGGGAAAATGTAGttgttataatatataaatatttcgAAAAAAATGTTGAATAACAATTTCTATATTAGAAGAAAGTATGAAAACACGTACACTTATTACCGATGCCAGGGTGTGGAGGTTCAGAAGAATATGAAGTAAGCTGTTGAAACGTATTCTGCATTTTGTTAACACCACAGAGTACTAcaacaaaaaccataaaaatttaaaatgaaaaacaaatgcATGAATgaaaatttttttaacaaaataacTAAAAAATTAATGGAAATATAAAAAGTGATTAACGAAATGTTTCAACCGTATAAGGAACTCGAGAATGAAAATTCACAAAACCATGAGATGCTAGTGAAAAGAGTATGAAGTGTTGCGAATTTATAGAACTACGCTATTAGTTATTTATGGAATGAATACTATAAATTGGTAAAATGATATGGAAGAAAATTAATGACATTAAATATAAAAACAATCTCACATTTATTGGTGATTGATTAAAAATGCTAAAAATTGGATTTTCTATAAATAAGTATAGAAATGTAACGAAAATAAAAATTTGACATATTTAAAATATTACTTAAAAAAGTTTAAAGGTGTAATGGAATATTAAATATCATATATCATATATAGTTTTATAAATGTAAATGTTGAATTGATGACAAAAAATTAATAAATGTTAAAGGTTAAATTTAAGTTTGATTTAGTTATGTTTATGTTTTCGGATgagtaaattaaaaaaattagagTCATCAACGTACTCTAGTAAAAAAACGAATATAACAAAACATGATTGACAATCAAACAATATTTAACCAAACATGAATATGTCATAACGCATACCGCAAAACAGATAATGTCTTTAAACATAAAATTAGTCATAGCATACCAAAAAAAAATCCAATACTGAAAAAACAAATAATTTGTTTCTTATTAAAAACACCCTTTGACAAATATCCTTCATCAATTGTTGCTTAGATCTTCGTCAACAGCCTTCTTCTCAACACACATGCGAGGCTTACTCGCTGACGACCCCACTCCCTCATCATTCAAATAAACATCATCCAGGTTACGCTTCATATCAGAAGATGGTTGCTTCAAGTCACTCACGTAATCCTTCGACACAGGTGTGGTGTTATCCCCAGTGTAAGAATCCGCATCcttaaagaaataaaaaaaaaagtgcTTAGACAACATTAAAATTACATAAAAGTGAATTTCCAATTGAATACCTTGAAACTGTCACCACCGGTAGCTTGGAACTCAGACTGAGTCATACCAAAAGAATCAGATACATCAAGCTGTaacaaaaatgagaaaacaaaagaaaatttgTTGAAGATATTTTAAACAGTTATGAAAGTAAATGTATATCTACATTTAGAAAACGTAAGCTTACTTGgtcaattttgaattttttgttCAGCTTATCCAACATGTCTTCATCAGTGGTAACAACTGAGATTCCATAATTCTCGACAGCATTCACAGTATTAAAGTCACTTACTTTAATCACGAAAGCACACTTTATGTTAAGCAATGATTCAAACTCAACTGGATATTCTCCGGGATTCTCATTCGACCTCAATAACTATATATTACATAATATACGGTGTGGTTatgtaaaatatataaaattttaattaCAACTGATTTTTAATaaagtataaatataaataaccTCGTCCTGAATTTCTATAAGTTCCTTTGCAGTTTTACCAACAAACTTCATCGCCTCATGATCAAACAATGTAAGTGTCACCGTACCAGTTGAATCTTGAACACGCACCGGTATTTTGAACcttaaaaacatagtttaaatatTTAAAAAGGTATATATATTAATACATACGTATTCATGAATATATAAAAATACAAGCTACATTGTCTTGTATAACACAACAATAGGTAAAAGTAGGAATAAAAAAACATTTTACCTGGACAACGGGAAAACTTCTTTACCGTTACAATCCTTGTTAGAACATTGATACAACTTCTCATCTTTAACATCACTTGTTCCATCATCCTTATCATATGTTTCAAACTTTTGCTCAACTTTGGACTTGCAATAGTTGCACCCATCATAATACCACATCTTATCTGAAACAATTGCAACGATAGTCCCAACAACAACAACTTTCTTTGGCTGTTTACATAACAAAAGACAACAATTAGACTAAACTTTACATATAATTTAAAATATAACATATGAATTGTTAATGAGAACCTCTAGGATTGATCCAAGATAAGCAATTGGTGAAAAAACATCGTTCTTTAAAAATTCATCTTCGACAGAACACATGATATATGACCCAGCATGGCTACTCGACTCAGTTGAAGCAGCAAGTTTTGCAAGAAACCTATAGAACAGTTTGAATAAAAATAAACTTcaataaacaaaaaataaataaataacaacattaaaaataaataaataaatatttattataATATGACTTACTTTTGCCTAAACAATAGCATGTCATCAAAGTTGTCGTTAATGAAAATTCTTGAACCATCAAAGTCATTAGACAAACCCCATTTTCCTATTGTAATGTGCAAAAAGTAAtcattaaataaaatatatataaagtatCAACATCTAAATAAATTGTAATATGAGGTAAGTAAATTGGTTTGAACTAAATACCTTTGTATGTCTTAACAACACCGAAATGGACAACAACGACAACATGTGCTTCACGCTTTTCACTAACCATGTAAGAATACATGTCCTTAGCGTAATCATCCCAAAGAGTTAAATCGATCTGAACATCTCTACAAAATATTATAACAAAAAATTATAAGATAAAAAACATTTTGTAAATTTGGAAGcctaatatataatataaaacaTATAATTTATGAATAGTGCTATTACTCAATATCTTGAAGCTTAAGATTAAGGCGTTTCCCTTTGCTACCATCCTTTTTGTTCGTATCCTCGATGTtataacaaacacaaacataaccaATGACATCTAAAAAAATATTGAAAAATACATAACAGCACATCATTAAAGtataaatatgtaaaaaaaacataaaaaaatacctAAAACAAATATTATTGTATATAAATAATGAAAAATTATTACGAAAGATACATACCTACTGTGGTACCCTCCTTTATTTTCTGTGACAGAACATCGttaaaatcaacaaaattgaAAACATACTACGGACCATCCCAATTTTTGCACTTCTCCACCAACGTATGGTAGTGAAAAGATAACTTTTGATTGTTAGGTACAATCTTGAAAAACGTAGTGTTGGCAGCAAGAGAAGGACGTTTTATGATTAAGCATTCATCAACAATAAGATGCCTCTCAAACTTTGAAAATAGCTTATGCAAGCAAAATGCTTGGATCTTGGTACCCTGTAGGTAAAATCCATAAAAACATGCAAAAGATATCTTAAAAGGATATGAAACTCAgtctaattaaaacaaaaaagaatAAATCAAAAATTTACCATCTCATCCATCAGTATCATATCTATACGATAAGTCTCTCTTTCGTTAGCTCTCATTTTCTTCCTCCACAAACTAACAATTTTAACCTTGATAGTGTAGTTTGTGGAAAGAGCATCAATGTCGTTCAGCAAGGTGATCTGACCTTCGATTTCCATTGTAGCTAAGATGCAATAAGTTTAGAAGTAGGGTGTTGAAAAACTAATTGTTTGCCATAAACAGAAAACAATTGATCTATTTATATAAAACAGTAGAACGTATTATTTTTAGaaatataatattaatatatgtAATCAAAATAAACATCTTTTTTAAAATACAATAAATAAGGAAACAAAATAATTTATAAATCGATATAGGTAATTAACATTTATGAAAATTTGCATAAATGAA
This genomic stretch from Helianthus annuus cultivar XRQ/B chromosome 8, HanXRQr2.0-SUNRISE, whole genome shotgun sequence harbors:
- the LOC110869885 gene encoding uncharacterized protein LOC110869885 codes for the protein MLLFRQKFLAKLAASTESSSHAGSYIMCSVEDEFLKNDVFSPIAYLGSILEPKKVVVVGTIVAIVSDKMWYYDGCNYCKSKVEQKFETYDKDDGTSDVKDEKLYQCSNKDCNGKEVFPLSRFKIPVRVQDSTGTVTLTLFDHEAMKFVGKTAKELIEIQDELLRSNENPGEYPVEFESLLNIKCAFVIKVSDFNTVNAVENYGISVVTTDEDMLDKLNKKFKIDQLDVSDSFGMTQSEFQATGGDSFKDADSYTGDNTTPVSKDYVSDLKQPSSDMKRNLDDVYLNDEGVGSSAILCGVNKMQNTFQQLTSYSSEPPHPGIADEAVRAKHRRKLRKLYLDSKRSRISRNLISKSGCSTSSSSTRFILNNKENLTPNFSIPTFTTQSSTLIPTRNHLDSLVNVTSSNFTPFTMRKEGNVLQDKYTTPNRTPFANIENITPGNNSKSSRNVPLSSGPISSKNMRTNVLHHSSTSGRRMMLSNKENITPLSCITNIRTQVPSVPYCSNAMSSLTPISHDNIATSSTLPLNDRYSFNPPITNKRNTRCSISEITSLKKISSGKRRLIHKPIEIEAIPMAPLESDDENHIHEIVADATKGVSKDYVDHGDQSLTCGLCFAKLWATEGGKGRITLQKQTYSLCCGYGKVDLPEYKDSHPSYQMLFSSLDQESKFFLKNIRRYNSMFSFTSMGGKVDTKINKGNAPYVYRISGQNAHSMGSLLPKEGAQPKFSQLYIYDTENELANRELLFGDSTSKASLRAKELDAKFIKFLTNMLDSTNMLVKTYRMVRDHLHENPNVSLKLRLISQRDRDGRTYNLPTCSEVAALIVDEPNLKIHPSYLALQYPILFPYGDDGYRINIPHREFGPNTKKTRPTCTMREFFAYRIQDRHNKFSLILNARRLFQQFLVDAYTMIESERLNFIRFQQIKLRSDSLNSLKNVQEVGQSDLSHTGQPVILPSSFTGGSRYMMQNYLDAMALCRNYGYPDFFITITCNPKWPEIVRFIGDSSIKPEDRPDILCRLFKMKLDELITDLKQKKIFGDINAVVYTVEFQKRGLPHAHICLFMKADHKLPTVEHIDPFISAEIPDKNEDPELYSLVSDFMIHGPCGHANKKCPCMVGNRCSKNFPKKFLESTSIDSDGFPVYRRRDSGHTVVKKGVTLDNRSVVPYNKKLLKRYQAHINVEWCNQAGSIKYLFKYINKGPDRATVAVFDSDRGPDEEIPKDEIKEYYEARYVSACEASWRIFANEVHYRYPSVMRLPFHLPGQQNVVFSCDDDIEDVLHKPQVNSSIFLEWMKMNNSKPEARQLTYVQFPSKYVWKLKDCCWQPRQNYVVIGRIYSASPSLGEAYYLRILLTKVKGPRSFEEIRTYEGVVYPTFRDACYARGLLDDDNEYIECIKESSFTGNAHYLRSLFGTLLLSNTLSRPEVVWEKTWELMSEDILYNMRKDSGMSGFVVSDERLKNITLTKIEKFLLCNGSSLHRFSTMPYPDDDYLMTESNRLINEELSFDIDELRGEFNNLHSSLNEDQRAVYNEIMHAVRSGKGGVFFVYGYGGTGKTFLWKTLGASIRSTGQIVINVASSGIASLLLSRGRTAHSRFHIPINLNEDSVCHIKPNTEVANLLNQAKLIIWDEAPMVHKHAFEALDRTMKDVLSVFDSRNSELPFGGKAIVFGGDFRQILPVVQNGSRQDIVNASLCSSHIWSHCKVLKLTTNMRLSVGSSTSNIEEINQFGKWLLEIGEGNVGHSNDGDSHIELPDHLLITDENDPIQALIDFVYPLVLDRFKDRHYFSERAILAPKNEVVHDINDRLLELFPGEEVEYLSSDSLCPTEDINDPLHQDLYNPDVLNSVKVSGLPNHRLVLKLGVPVMLLRNIDQQNGLCNGTRLQITRLGKRVIEAEILSGSNVGSRTYIPRISMIPSDKKIPFKFQRRQFPITVCFAMTINKSQGQSLSRVGLYLRDPVFSHGQLYVALSRVKTKDGVKVLIFDKDGRPTNKTANVVYKEIFGKL